One region of Amphiprion ocellaris isolate individual 3 ecotype Okinawa chromosome 9, ASM2253959v1, whole genome shotgun sequence genomic DNA includes:
- the lratd2b gene encoding protein LRATD2 translates to MGNQVEKLTHLNYAEVPTSDPNGFDPDDDGPRIGVSYIFSNDDDDDQDDNLDHFSSDSRAVSHEEKPFDPQDELECAIYYREECVHERSTGAATHSPESLLNKCRPGDLLEFVATGQYPHWAVYVGDFQVVHLHRAEIKNNFLTDVSQGKKGRIVNGLYRYRALPPEVIVRNALDHVGSRDRELYWRNSECFAAWCRFGKREFKIGGEIRIGKQPYRLKLLFSEKKSHVLEFQSLEDVIMEKRRNDQIGKDAVMQELANHLNATHEIKEEHFVN, encoded by the coding sequence ATGGGGAACCAGGTGGAGAAACTAACGCATTTGAATTACGCAGAGGTGCCAACGTCGGACCCAAATGGGTTCGACCCGGACGACGACGGACCGCGGATTGGTGTCTCTTATATTTTCTCCAACGACGACGACGACGACCAGGACGACAATTTGGATCACTTTTCATCGGACAGCCGCGCAGTGAGCCATGAGGAGAAGCCCTTCGACCCGCAGGACGAGCTGGAGTGCGCCATCTACTACCGAGAGGAGTGCGTCCACGAGAGGAGCACCGGAGCCGCGACGCACTCACCGGAAAGTCTCCTGAACAAGTGCAGACCCGGAGACCTGCTGGAGTTCGTGGCCACGGGACAGTATCCACACTGGGCTGTTTACGTGGGGGACTTCCAGGTGGTTCATCTGCACCGAGCCGAGATCAAGAACAACTTTCTCACCGACGTGAGTCAGGGCAAGAAGGGCAGGATAGTGAACGGCCTCTACCGGTACCGTGCGCTCCCGCCGGAGGTGATCGTGCGCAACGCCCTGGACCACGTCGGCTCCAGAGACAGAGAGCTGTACTGGAGGAACTCGGAGTGTTTTGCCGCCTGGTGCCGCTTTGGCAAACGGGAATTCAAAATCGGAGGGGAGATAAGGATCGGGAAGCAGCCGTACAGGTTAAAACTCCTCTTTTCAGAAAAGAAGAGTCACGTCCTGGAGTTCCAGAGCCTGGAGGACGTGATCATGGAAAAGAGGAGGAACGATCAAATTGGCAAAGATGCTGTGATGCAAGAGCTGGCCAACCACTTGAACGCGACACACGAAATCAAAGAGGAGCATTTTGTCAATTGA